In Arthrobacter sp. StoSoilB5, one genomic interval encodes:
- a CDS encoding Gfo/Idh/MocA family oxidoreductase produces MEPIRVGIIGVGNVLNQYLDKIGVHPDVKVVALADVNAQAVKARAAEYSVPKALTPDELLADDEVELVLNLTPPKLHAPVTLQAIAAGKHVLSEKPFATSLEEARQILDAAREAGVRVGSAPTTFLGSGMQTSRKLIDDGWIGEPLAAFASFACRGYEHWHPNVDPFYSPGAGPMLDIGPYLITNLVNFFGPVKRVSATTPRSSETRPRPGKEGEVIHVKTPTHVTGTLDFESGATATVIVSWDIWNHNLPHLEIYGTGGSLAAPNPDHFSGAPVLRRGEPGDLALDMTPPGGGDWRETPITHRDDAYRGIGLAEFGYAIRKGLEPRTGGAFAYHVLEVLLAFEASSEQSRHIEIESTCERPRPLPSVGPQEPFRFD; encoded by the coding sequence ATGGAACCCATTCGAGTCGGCATCATCGGCGTCGGAAACGTTCTCAACCAATACTTGGACAAGATCGGCGTCCACCCGGACGTAAAGGTCGTGGCGCTCGCCGACGTCAACGCGCAGGCTGTTAAAGCCCGGGCAGCAGAATACTCGGTTCCCAAGGCCCTCACGCCGGACGAACTGCTCGCCGATGACGAGGTTGAGTTGGTGCTCAATCTCACGCCCCCGAAGCTCCACGCACCGGTAACCCTCCAAGCCATCGCCGCAGGCAAGCACGTCCTCTCGGAAAAGCCGTTTGCCACCTCCTTGGAGGAAGCCCGCCAGATCCTGGACGCAGCCCGCGAGGCCGGGGTGAGAGTGGGTTCGGCGCCAACCACTTTCCTGGGTTCAGGCATGCAGACCAGCCGAAAGCTCATAGATGACGGCTGGATCGGTGAGCCACTGGCCGCCTTCGCGTCCTTCGCATGCCGCGGCTACGAGCACTGGCACCCGAACGTCGACCCCTTCTACAGCCCCGGTGCCGGCCCGATGCTGGACATTGGGCCCTACCTGATCACCAACCTGGTGAACTTCTTCGGTCCGGTTAAGCGGGTTTCTGCGACCACGCCGCGGTCATCTGAGACCCGGCCGCGTCCGGGCAAAGAGGGCGAAGTCATTCACGTCAAAACCCCAACGCATGTCACCGGCACTCTCGACTTCGAGTCCGGTGCGACCGCCACCGTCATTGTCAGTTGGGACATTTGGAACCACAATCTGCCGCACTTGGAGATCTACGGAACAGGTGGCTCCCTGGCTGCACCGAACCCGGACCACTTCTCCGGCGCGCCCGTGCTTCGCCGTGGCGAACCCGGTGACCTGGCTCTGGACATGACTCCTCCGGGTGGAGGCGACTGGCGGGAAACGCCCATCACCCACCGGGATGACGCCTATCGCGGCATCGGCTTGGCTGAATTCGGCTATGCCATCCGCAAGGGTCTGGAACCTCGCACAGGAGGCGCCTTCGCGTACCACGTGCTCGAAGTCCTCCTCGCTTTCGAGGCTTCCTCGGAGCAGAGCCGCCACATTGAGATTGAAAGCACCTGCGAGCGGCCACGGCCGCTGCCATCTGTGGGGCCGCAGGAGCCCTTCCGCTTCGACTAA
- a CDS encoding aldehyde dehydrogenase family protein has translation MSAFAVIDPATGTTHAHYPAATDAEVEASLSAAQATYQDWSRTTTVAERAALAKRLAELFVERKDKLAAIINREMGKPLPQAAGEAEFSGAIAAAFAEHAEEWLADEEIEVADGLRTFFRYQGLGVILGIMPWNYPYYQVARFAIPNIILGNTVIVRHASQCPESALALEELFRDAGFPDGAYVNLFATHQQISDIIADDRVQGVSLTGSEQVGAIVAEQAGRALKKCVLELGGADVFIVLDTEDVDQAVRKAVMGRMGNTGQSCNGSKRIVVLDKYFDEFSEKFTAAIAGQSYENGDFGPLSSDSATKFLKEQVQGALDQGAEILVGNNEPQGNVFTPTVITNITPAMDVYSEELFGPVAQLYKVSSDEEAIQLANSSPYGLGSVVICDDHERAERVGNQLDVGMVFVGAYDLSGADVPFGGVKKSGYGRELGKVGMLEFANKKLFRFAK, from the coding sequence ATGAGCGCATTTGCCGTTATTGATCCAGCCACCGGAACCACCCACGCACACTACCCCGCGGCCACAGACGCAGAGGTAGAAGCCAGCCTGAGCGCAGCGCAGGCGACTTACCAGGACTGGTCACGCACCACCACCGTGGCTGAGCGGGCTGCTTTGGCCAAGCGCCTGGCCGAGCTGTTCGTGGAACGCAAGGACAAGCTTGCAGCCATCATCAACCGGGAGATGGGCAAGCCCCTCCCACAGGCAGCCGGAGAAGCGGAGTTCTCCGGTGCCATCGCCGCAGCCTTCGCCGAGCACGCAGAGGAATGGCTGGCTGACGAGGAAATTGAGGTAGCCGATGGCTTGCGGACTTTCTTCCGGTACCAAGGCCTGGGCGTGATTCTGGGCATCATGCCGTGGAACTACCCGTACTATCAGGTGGCACGCTTCGCGATTCCCAACATCATCCTGGGCAACACCGTGATAGTCCGCCATGCGAGCCAATGCCCGGAGTCCGCGCTGGCTCTTGAAGAACTGTTCCGCGACGCCGGCTTCCCGGACGGTGCCTACGTTAACCTTTTCGCCACGCATCAGCAGATCTCGGACATCATCGCGGACGACCGCGTCCAGGGCGTCTCTCTCACGGGCTCGGAACAGGTGGGCGCCATTGTGGCGGAGCAGGCTGGCCGTGCCTTGAAGAAGTGCGTGTTGGAGCTCGGCGGCGCTGACGTATTCATTGTGCTGGACACTGAGGACGTGGATCAGGCCGTGAGAAAAGCTGTCATGGGCCGGATGGGCAACACTGGCCAGTCCTGCAATGGCTCCAAGCGGATCGTCGTGCTGGACAAGTACTTCGACGAGTTCTCCGAGAAGTTCACAGCAGCGATTGCCGGTCAGTCCTACGAGAACGGCGACTTTGGTCCGCTCTCTTCAGACTCTGCCACCAAGTTCCTGAAAGAGCAGGTGCAGGGAGCCCTCGATCAAGGTGCCGAGATCCTCGTAGGCAACAATGAACCGCAGGGCAATGTCTTCACCCCGACGGTGATTACCAACATCACTCCTGCCATGGACGTCTACAGCGAAGAGCTCTTCGGACCTGTTGCCCAGCTCTACAAGGTCAGTAGTGACGAAGAGGCCATCCAACTCGCGAACTCGTCGCCGTATGGCCTCGGCTCCGTGGTGATCTGCGATGATCACGAGCGTGCCGAGCGCGTCGGGAACCAGCTCGACGTCGGAATGGTCTTTGTTGGTGCCTACGACCTCAGCGGAGCCGACGTACCGTTCGGCGGCGTTAAGAAGTCCGGTTATGGACGTGAACTAGGCAAGGTTGGGATGCTCGAGTTCGCGAACAAGAAGTTGTTCCGCTTCGCCAAGTAA
- a CDS encoding Gfo/Idh/MocA family oxidoreductase, whose product MEQQNRIGVGLISVGWMGRLHSRAYLATKQFFPELPRHPELVIAADPDDAGRHHAEDALGYKETATDYRKVLENPDVDVVSICSPNFLHHEIAMATIEAGKHFWIEKPMGRSAQESREIAQGAEAAGLITSVGFNYRHAPAVAEARRLIRSGTLGKITNVQIRLLTGYASDPSQVFTWRYEQARAGSGVLGDVLSHGFDLAQFLVGRITSLNAVTETFIKDRPLPAGNSSNSFDMGQASEVTREVENEDYTAMLARFEGGAIGMFESTRVAIGPHAEYIIEVYGSEGSLRWNFERMNQLELATDRSGYRTIMTPPSFGEFGRFQPGPGPGIGFNDLKTIEAALFLRSVAEGKQLGPSAADGWSASELVDASLRSADSGDWVQIPEVSGQTTYQA is encoded by the coding sequence TTGGAACAGCAAAACCGCATTGGGGTTGGCTTGATTTCGGTCGGATGGATGGGGAGACTGCATTCGCGCGCGTACCTGGCGACCAAGCAGTTCTTTCCGGAATTGCCCCGCCATCCGGAATTGGTGATAGCGGCCGACCCGGACGACGCCGGACGCCATCACGCCGAAGACGCACTCGGCTACAAGGAAACGGCCACGGATTACCGCAAAGTGCTGGAGAACCCGGACGTAGATGTTGTCTCCATCTGCTCCCCCAACTTCCTCCACCACGAAATTGCAATGGCCACCATCGAGGCTGGCAAGCACTTCTGGATCGAAAAGCCCATGGGCCGCAGCGCCCAAGAGTCGCGCGAGATTGCCCAAGGGGCCGAAGCCGCTGGCCTCATCACGTCGGTTGGGTTCAACTACCGCCATGCCCCGGCAGTGGCGGAAGCGCGCAGGCTGATCCGGTCCGGAACCCTAGGCAAAATCACCAATGTGCAGATCCGTCTCCTCACCGGATACGCCTCGGATCCAAGCCAAGTATTCACCTGGCGCTACGAGCAAGCCCGTGCAGGTTCTGGCGTCCTGGGCGATGTACTGAGCCACGGCTTTGACCTCGCTCAGTTCCTGGTGGGTCGCATCACGTCGCTGAACGCCGTCACGGAGACCTTCATCAAGGACCGACCGCTCCCTGCCGGCAACTCCTCGAATTCCTTCGATATGGGCCAGGCTTCCGAGGTCACACGCGAGGTGGAGAACGAGGATTACACAGCCATGCTTGCCCGCTTTGAGGGTGGCGCGATCGGCATGTTCGAATCCACTCGCGTCGCCATCGGCCCGCACGCCGAGTACATCATCGAGGTCTACGGCTCCGAAGGGTCTTTGCGCTGGAACTTCGAACGGATGAACCAACTGGAACTCGCCACCGACCGGAGCGGCTACCGCACGATCATGACGCCCCCGTCCTTCGGCGAGTTCGGACGCTTCCAACCCGGCCCCGGCCCGGGCATCGGGTTCAATGATCTCAAGACCATTGAGGCGGCCTTGTTCCTGCGTTCGGTGGCCGAAGGAAAGCAACTTGGTCCATCCGCCGCGGACGGCTGGTCAGCATCCGAGCTCGTGGATGCCTCGCTGCGTAGCGCCGACTCCGGCGATTGGGTCCAGATTCCGGAAGTCTCGGGGCAGACGACCTACCAGGCCTAG
- a CDS encoding hydantoinase B/oxoprolinase family protein: protein MTREFDPVKLSVLANAFDGIVREMTSGLLRSARSSVINTARDFSCAVLTADNQLLAAAEGVPVHVFGAGPLGEDMVELHDDIREGDAFLHNDPYMGNSHAADHVILVPVFIKGRHLFTAVTKAHQADCGNSLPTTFFATARDVYEEGALIFPCVRVQRDYTDIDDIIRMCRSRIRVPDQWYGDYLASVGASRIAERRIHELAEKFGVEDLVDFVDAWFDYSERLTASAIETLPEYVLHGSSVHDPFPGTGPDGVHLQATLEVKPKQGKIVIDLRDNPDNLPNGLNLTKATATGAALAGILSGIPENLPSNAGTFRRVEVLLRDGCAVGVPKHPYSCSSGTTNLADRVVNIVQAAFSQIDDGYGTAEGAAGQAPAKSVISGIDERNGNAYVNQILVGGVGGPATPYVDGWPTYQRPVCGALLYHDSVEVDEQRYPILVHERTLVADTGGAGRQRGGLATRVTMEPRGESVTLTYGIEGKINPPKGVRGGYDGSEPSAWVEDLKTGERREIPVVGRYDLQSGEKVVSITPGGGGYGDPLERDVLAVLDDYRESRVSLEAAAAQYGVVITNGAIDEAATAKTRQARLVG from the coding sequence GTGACGCGCGAATTTGATCCCGTAAAGCTCTCGGTACTCGCCAACGCATTTGACGGCATTGTCCGCGAAATGACCAGTGGTCTGTTGCGTTCTGCCCGCTCCTCTGTCATCAACACGGCCCGCGATTTCTCCTGCGCCGTGTTAACAGCAGACAACCAGTTGCTGGCAGCAGCAGAGGGTGTCCCAGTACATGTGTTCGGGGCCGGCCCGCTCGGCGAAGACATGGTGGAACTGCATGACGACATCCGGGAAGGTGACGCGTTCCTCCACAACGACCCTTACATGGGCAACTCCCACGCTGCCGACCACGTGATCCTGGTGCCCGTCTTCATCAAGGGACGCCACCTCTTCACCGCCGTCACCAAGGCCCACCAAGCCGACTGCGGCAACTCGCTGCCCACAACCTTCTTCGCGACAGCCCGGGACGTGTATGAAGAAGGTGCCCTCATCTTCCCGTGTGTCCGGGTTCAGCGGGACTACACGGACATCGACGACATCATTCGCATGTGCCGGTCCCGCATCCGCGTACCCGACCAGTGGTACGGAGACTACCTCGCCTCAGTCGGTGCATCGCGCATCGCCGAACGCCGCATCCACGAGCTCGCCGAAAAGTTCGGAGTGGAAGACCTTGTGGACTTCGTGGACGCCTGGTTCGACTACTCCGAACGCCTCACCGCCAGTGCGATCGAAACACTCCCCGAGTACGTCCTCCACGGCTCATCGGTCCACGATCCCTTCCCCGGCACCGGCCCGGACGGTGTCCACCTGCAGGCAACCCTTGAGGTGAAACCCAAGCAGGGCAAGATCGTCATTGACCTGCGCGACAACCCGGACAACCTCCCCAACGGCCTGAACCTCACGAAGGCCACGGCCACTGGCGCTGCACTGGCAGGTATTCTGTCCGGCATCCCGGAGAACCTCCCGAGTAACGCGGGGACCTTCCGCCGGGTGGAAGTGCTGCTGCGTGACGGCTGCGCCGTTGGAGTCCCCAAGCACCCGTACTCCTGCTCGTCGGGGACCACCAACCTCGCCGACCGGGTGGTAAACATTGTCCAGGCCGCCTTCTCCCAAATCGACGACGGCTACGGCACCGCAGAGGGGGCTGCCGGGCAGGCACCCGCAAAGTCGGTCATTTCCGGAATCGACGAACGCAACGGCAACGCCTACGTCAACCAGATTCTGGTAGGCGGCGTCGGCGGACCGGCCACACCTTACGTTGACGGTTGGCCTACTTACCAGCGTCCTGTTTGTGGCGCACTCCTCTACCACGACAGCGTCGAGGTAGACGAGCAGCGCTACCCCATCCTGGTTCACGAACGCACTCTGGTGGCTGACACTGGGGGAGCCGGCAGGCAGCGAGGAGGTCTCGCGACCCGGGTGACAATGGAACCCCGTGGGGAAAGCGTCACTCTTACGTACGGCATTGAGGGCAAGATCAATCCGCCGAAGGGCGTCCGGGGCGGTTACGACGGATCGGAGCCGTCAGCCTGGGTTGAAGACCTCAAGACCGGAGAACGCCGTGAGATCCCCGTGGTGGGTCGATACGACCTCCAGTCCGGTGAAAAGGTCGTATCCATCACCCCAGGTGGTGGTGGGTACGGTGATCCGCTGGAACGCGACGTCCTGGCGGTCCTTGACGACTACCGCGAATCACGGGTTTCCCTGGAAGCGGCAGCTGCACAATACGGCGTGGTCATCACCAACGGCGCCATTGACGAAGCAGCCACGGCAAAGACCCGCCAAGCGCGTCTGGTCGGCTAG
- a CDS encoding hydantoinase/oxoprolinase family protein, with protein MSEVQTQSGEARYRIAVDTGGTFTDVVVGSNTGDMAVGKALTTYDRVFTGFEASVRRAAESVGWSGDDVLRNADVIVYGTTHATNAVLTGKVAKTALLTTDGFADTLLLREGGRRDAFDSKAAYPPPYIPRHLTFEITERISAEGDLLVPLDEEQVREVLESFKEKGIEAVAVSFLWSIINDAHEKRVAELIQEILPGVPYTLSNEANPTIREYRRSSAASIDASLKPLMADHLGKLRADLQEYGFGGDLLVVTSEGAVLDVADVLDRPVLLLNSGPSMAPLVGAAAAPERDTVVVCDMGGTTFDVSLVEEGVVRHTREAWLGEPFVGHLTGLSSVAVSSIGAGGGSIAWIDGGGLLRVGPQSARSTPGPAAYGRGGEEPTVTDACVALGYLDADGFEGGFTLDREAAVRAIDTRIAGPLNMDTLQAAQAILDVSANHMATAIRQASLEQGVDPRGALIVAGGGAGAMVAAAIGVLLEADTVLIPATAGVLAAYGAHRAPIATEFLSPLHNDTRSFDAGSASRAVEDLTAKAEVFVKRFDGVGDAPNVTYFVDARYPGQAWDLRVYLDAAPDTGGDAAGIIERAFHEEHDRRNGTHDPDSRVEIITWGVRVEIPRPEHTKDQAEVSRETEVHRTDSIVFGGASFSTQRYRGVTLAPRDKIEGPAVIDQPTTTIVVPPEWNATLDERSNIYLTRKEA; from the coding sequence ATGAGTGAAGTACAGACACAATCAGGTGAAGCGAGGTACCGCATCGCCGTCGATACCGGTGGCACGTTCACGGACGTGGTGGTCGGATCGAACACAGGCGACATGGCCGTTGGTAAGGCATTGACCACCTATGACCGCGTTTTCACCGGCTTCGAAGCCTCTGTTCGCCGGGCGGCCGAATCGGTTGGCTGGAGCGGGGATGACGTCCTGCGCAACGCGGATGTGATTGTCTATGGCACGACGCATGCCACCAACGCAGTTCTGACGGGCAAAGTTGCCAAGACGGCCCTGTTGACCACGGACGGGTTCGCCGACACCCTGCTGCTGCGTGAAGGCGGCCGCCGGGATGCCTTTGACTCCAAGGCTGCCTACCCGCCGCCGTACATCCCGCGTCACCTGACCTTTGAGATCACCGAACGCATTTCTGCTGAGGGCGATCTCCTGGTGCCGCTGGATGAAGAGCAAGTGCGTGAGGTTCTGGAATCCTTCAAGGAAAAGGGAATCGAAGCAGTGGCCGTTTCCTTCCTCTGGTCGATCATCAACGACGCACATGAAAAGCGCGTCGCGGAGCTCATCCAGGAAATCCTGCCTGGTGTTCCCTACACGCTGTCCAACGAGGCCAACCCGACCATCCGCGAATACCGCCGCTCCTCGGCAGCCTCGATCGACGCCTCCCTGAAGCCGCTCATGGCAGACCACCTGGGCAAGCTGCGGGCCGACCTCCAGGAGTACGGTTTCGGTGGTGACCTGCTGGTGGTTACCTCCGAAGGTGCGGTGCTCGACGTCGCGGATGTCCTGGACCGGCCGGTACTTTTGCTTAACTCCGGTCCGTCCATGGCACCGCTTGTTGGCGCGGCAGCTGCTCCGGAGCGGGACACGGTAGTGGTCTGCGATATGGGCGGGACCACCTTCGACGTATCCCTTGTTGAAGAGGGCGTTGTCCGCCATACCCGGGAAGCATGGCTGGGTGAGCCCTTTGTGGGGCATCTGACCGGCCTGTCGTCCGTGGCCGTCTCCAGCATCGGCGCCGGTGGCGGCAGCATTGCGTGGATCGACGGCGGTGGTCTGCTTCGCGTGGGTCCCCAGAGCGCCCGCAGTACTCCAGGTCCGGCCGCCTACGGACGCGGTGGCGAGGAGCCCACCGTGACTGACGCGTGCGTCGCACTGGGCTACCTTGACGCTGATGGTTTTGAGGGTGGGTTCACGCTGGACCGCGAGGCGGCTGTGCGTGCCATCGATACCCGCATCGCTGGCCCCTTGAATATGGACACCTTGCAGGCCGCACAGGCGATCCTGGACGTCTCCGCCAACCATATGGCCACAGCAATCCGCCAGGCTTCACTGGAACAGGGTGTCGACCCCCGGGGCGCCCTGATTGTGGCAGGCGGTGGCGCAGGTGCCATGGTGGCGGCCGCCATCGGTGTCCTCCTGGAGGCTGACACTGTCCTGATTCCCGCGACCGCCGGCGTGCTCGCCGCGTACGGTGCCCATCGTGCTCCGATCGCTACGGAATTCCTCTCACCACTGCACAACGACACCCGTAGTTTCGACGCCGGGTCCGCCTCCCGGGCTGTTGAGGACCTGACGGCCAAGGCCGAGGTCTTCGTGAAGCGGTTCGACGGCGTGGGCGACGCACCCAATGTCACCTACTTCGTCGATGCCCGCTACCCGGGCCAGGCATGGGACTTGCGCGTTTACCTGGACGCTGCGCCGGACACCGGGGGCGACGCTGCCGGAATTATTGAGCGCGCCTTCCACGAAGAGCACGACCGTCGCAACGGTACCCACGACCCGGATAGCCGAGTGGAGATCATCACTTGGGGCGTCCGCGTGGAAATCCCGCGGCCAGAGCATACCAAGGATCAAGCCGAGGTCAGTCGTGAAACCGAAGTCCACCGTACCGACTCCATCGTGTTCGGCGGCGCGAGCTTCAGCACCCAGCGCTATCGCGGCGTCACCCTTGCACCGCGGGACAAGATCGAAGGTCCTGCCGTCATCGACCAACCCACAACCACCATCGTGGTGCCACCTGAGTGGAACGCCACGCTCGACGAACGATCCAACATCTACCTCACCCGTAAGGAGGCGTAA
- a CDS encoding SDR family NAD(P)-dependent oxidoreductase — MMDRNQQLRTEPLRVLITGATSGVGEATAKLFASRGARVALLGRRSAELQRVAEEIGDGAHAVVADVADAGAVKNAVRGAIHTLGGLDVAVNAAGVAGHVALEDLTEDHWHEVLQTNLSGTFYVAMEAALHMRRSGGGSIVNVASDLAAMGVPGLVHYCAAKAGVVGLTRAMALELAPLVRVNAVCPGPIDTPMVREGLAAAPNPIEARRLKESTVPLNRLADPDEVAAAIYFLAVDGTFATGTSMAFDGGTSAA, encoded by the coding sequence ATGATGGACCGCAACCAACAACTTCGAACGGAACCGCTTCGCGTACTCATCACCGGTGCCACATCAGGCGTCGGGGAAGCGACCGCGAAGCTTTTCGCCAGCCGAGGCGCTCGCGTGGCACTGCTGGGTCGGCGCTCTGCGGAACTGCAGCGCGTGGCAGAAGAGATCGGCGACGGTGCGCACGCCGTTGTTGCCGACGTCGCCGATGCCGGAGCGGTCAAGAATGCAGTGCGGGGAGCGATCCACACACTGGGCGGCCTGGACGTCGCGGTCAACGCTGCGGGTGTAGCAGGGCATGTTGCCCTGGAAGACCTCACCGAGGACCACTGGCACGAGGTGCTGCAGACAAACTTGTCCGGCACTTTTTATGTAGCAATGGAGGCCGCGCTCCACATGAGGCGGTCCGGCGGAGGCTCGATCGTCAACGTGGCATCCGATCTCGCCGCCATGGGCGTGCCCGGGCTTGTTCACTACTGTGCAGCGAAAGCAGGCGTTGTGGGACTCACCCGCGCCATGGCCCTGGAACTCGCTCCCCTGGTACGCGTGAACGCCGTTTGCCCAGGGCCGATTGACACGCCCATGGTGCGTGAGGGCCTGGCTGCGGCGCCGAATCCAATTGAAGCCCGGCGATTGAAAGAAAGCACAGTGCCGCTTAACCGGCTCGCGGATCCGGACGAGGTGGCAGCAGCTATCTATTTCCTGGCGGTCGACGGAACCTTCGCTACCGGAACCAGCATGGCGTTCGACGGCGGCACATCGGCCGCGTAG
- the iolD gene encoding 3D-(3,5/4)-trihydroxycyclohexane-1,2-dione acylhydrolase (decyclizing) — protein MTSTAAADIGTVVDNRAVRRRTVAQAIVEYLQVQYSELDGERRRLVPGMYGIFGHGNSVGLAQGIDEYGVDFPHYQGKNEQSMVHAAIGFAKASNRAATLACTASAGPGSTNMVSGAATATTNRLPVLLFPADIINNRFGDPVLQQIEHPVERDVSANDCFRPVSRYFDRITHPAQLLSTLPEAMRVLTDPVETGAVVVCLPQDIQGAEFDFPESFFTPRVWHIRRRPAVEDEYRDAAQIIAKAERPLLISGGGVRYSKAQDELARFSAEFGIPVTETYAGKGSGPINELNLGALGVTGTVGANEIADGADVVITVGSRLQDFITASHSLFQNPDVKFVNLNVGSFDAHKMGSFPVIGDAKLSLAALRERLAAANYGTSDAYRSDIADARKATFEVRKHDLQAFPGENMSQAQVIDVLNRTATNQDALILGSGGVVEGIHKAWDPSNGAEIHFEYANSCMGHEIPAGLGYRIARGDAPGEVYVLIGDGTYFMQPTELVTAVQERKKIITIVIDNRGHQCIWPLQVSKGGPGREFGTQYRERSNESGRLDGPVLDFDIAANAASMGCAAWSTSTIEEFQTALTEAKEVDGPAVIVARVEPWRYLSGNGAFWDVGVPMTSQRPGSQEGTAKHLEGRARQRFYAATTAPDAH, from the coding sequence ATGACTAGCACAGCCGCTGCTGACATCGGCACCGTGGTCGACAATAGGGCCGTCCGCCGTCGCACTGTCGCACAAGCAATCGTTGAATACCTTCAGGTCCAATACAGCGAATTGGACGGTGAACGTCGGCGCCTCGTTCCCGGAATGTACGGCATCTTTGGCCACGGCAACTCAGTTGGCTTGGCGCAGGGAATCGACGAGTACGGCGTGGACTTTCCTCACTACCAGGGCAAGAACGAACAATCCATGGTCCATGCCGCCATCGGTTTTGCAAAGGCTTCCAACCGCGCAGCAACCCTTGCTTGCACGGCTTCCGCAGGGCCCGGGTCCACCAACATGGTTTCCGGTGCCGCCACGGCAACTACCAACCGGCTCCCCGTGCTCCTGTTCCCTGCTGACATCATCAACAACCGTTTTGGTGATCCTGTTTTGCAGCAGATCGAACATCCGGTAGAGCGGGACGTCTCCGCCAACGACTGCTTCCGTCCGGTCAGCCGCTACTTCGACCGGATCACTCATCCGGCCCAGCTGCTGTCCACCCTTCCTGAGGCCATGCGTGTCCTCACCGATCCCGTGGAAACCGGCGCCGTTGTGGTGTGTCTGCCGCAGGATATTCAGGGAGCGGAATTCGACTTCCCGGAATCCTTCTTTACGCCGCGGGTGTGGCACATTCGTCGTCGCCCGGCTGTGGAGGACGAATATCGGGATGCTGCCCAAATCATCGCGAAGGCCGAGCGTCCCCTGCTGATTTCGGGTGGTGGCGTCCGGTACTCGAAGGCCCAGGACGAACTGGCACGCTTCAGCGCTGAGTTCGGCATCCCTGTCACTGAGACCTATGCAGGCAAGGGTAGCGGCCCCATAAACGAGCTCAATCTGGGCGCGCTTGGTGTGACCGGAACGGTGGGAGCCAACGAAATCGCCGACGGTGCCGATGTTGTCATCACTGTGGGCTCACGACTCCAGGACTTCATCACCGCATCACACTCGCTGTTCCAGAACCCCGACGTGAAGTTCGTAAACCTCAATGTTGGCTCGTTCGATGCCCACAAGATGGGGTCTTTCCCTGTCATCGGCGATGCAAAACTTTCCCTTGCGGCGCTGCGGGAACGATTGGCAGCAGCCAATTACGGCACCTCCGATGCTTACCGCAGCGACATTGCGGACGCCCGGAAGGCCACTTTCGAGGTTCGCAAGCACGACCTTCAGGCATTCCCCGGTGAAAACATGAGTCAGGCCCAGGTTATCGACGTGCTTAACCGCACGGCAACCAACCAGGACGCCCTTATCCTGGGCTCCGGTGGTGTGGTTGAGGGTATCCACAAGGCCTGGGATCCGTCCAACGGCGCCGAAATCCATTTCGAGTACGCCAATTCGTGCATGGGCCATGAAATCCCGGCCGGCCTCGGCTACCGCATTGCACGTGGGGACGCGCCAGGGGAGGTCTACGTATTGATTGGTGACGGCACGTACTTCATGCAGCCTACGGAACTGGTCACTGCGGTACAGGAACGCAAGAAGATCATCACCATTGTGATCGACAACCGCGGGCACCAATGCATTTGGCCACTGCAGGTGTCAAAGGGCGGCCCTGGCCGTGAGTTTGGTACCCAGTACCGGGAACGTAGCAACGAGTCCGGTCGCCTGGACGGACCAGTTCTGGACTTCGACATCGCGGCCAACGCTGCCAGCATGGGTTGTGCAGCATGGTCCACTTCCACCATTGAGGAGTTCCAGACTGCGCTTACGGAGGCCAAGGAAGTGGATGGGCCTGCGGTCATCGTCGCTCGAGTCGAGCCTTGGCGCTACTTGTCCGGCAACGGTGCCTTTTGGGATGTGGGAGTGCCCATGACCTCGCAGCGTCCGGGTAGCCAGGAAGGTACTGCGAAGCACCTCGAGGGCCGCGCCCGCCAGCGCTTCTACGCAGCCACCACTGCACCTGACGCGCATTAG